TCCGTGTAGATCTCGCACACGTCGGCGTCGAGTGCTGCGGCGAGGGCGACGGCCGTGGTGTCCGAGCCGCCACGGCCGAGCGTCGTGACTTCCTTGGTGTCCTGGCTCATGCCCTGGAACCCGGCGACGATCGCGATGTGGCCCTTGTCCAGGGCGGTGCGGACCCGGTGCGGGTCGACGTCGATGATGCGGGCCTTGCCGTGGATCGCGTCCGTCAGCATGCCGGCCTGGGAGCCCGTGAAGGACTGCGCGACGGCGCCCTGCTTGTTGATGGCCATGGAGAGCAGGGCCATGGAGATGCGTTCGCCGGCCGAGAGGAGCATGTCCATCTCGCGGGCGGGGGCGCCGTCCGTGACCTGCGCGGCGAGATCCAGCAGCTCATCCGTGGTGTCACCCATCGCGGAGACCACCACGACGACGTCGTTGCCCGCGTTCCGGGCGGCCGCGACGCGAGCGGCCACGCGCTTGATGCCGTCCGCGTCGGCCACGGAGGAACCACCGAACTTCTGGACGATGAGCTGCTTGGCTTTGCCGGTGGCGGGCGTGGCGGCCCCGGGCTCGGTGGTCAGTTCCGCTGCGGGCAGCTCACTGGTGGGCAGACTCATGCATGGACCCTTACTGGTCGGGCGCCGGGCGGCGCCAGGTTCTGGGGGTGGCGGACCTCTGCGTCCGTGACGTGCGGCCCGGGCAGGGCACAGACCGCGTGCAGCCATTTTATCGCCGTCGTCTCGCAGTGCGGAAAATGTGACTCACATGCTGGACCGGAGTCAGGCCTGGTCCGGGCGGTCGAGGCGGAAGCGGGTGGACGGCAGGCCCTTGCCGCTCTGGTCCTGCTCGGCGCTGAACCAGAGGTCCGGGGTGAACCCGAGGCCTCGCAGCAGTGCCTGCGAGGCGACGTTCGGTTCGAAGACGCCGGCGAACGCGGTCCGGATGTCGCGCTGGGTGAAGAGCCACTCGACGAGGGCCCGGGCGGCCTCGCTGCCGTACCCCCGCCGGTGGAACGCCGGATCGAGCACGTATCCGAACGCGGCCTGACCTGGTTCGAGATGACCCGGCTCCGGAGGATTCCTGGTGGTCCAGGTGCTGGCCTCCCCGATCACCTGACCGGAATCCTGCAGCTGGATGGCCCAGGCGTGCCGGAAGACGGTGGCCGTGGACGAGGCCGCACGCGCCTGGTCGGAGGCGATCCGCTCGCGCACCTGGATGGGGTCCAGGGCCTCGTGCGACAGGTACCGCGTGGTCTCCTCGCTGCCGCGGATCTTCTCCAGGGCAGGAGCGTCGGTGAGCTCCGTGGGGCGGAGCACCAGCCGGTCGGTGGTGATGGGAGCGATCGGTGGCGTGGGCTGGGCGGCGAGAGGGGACCCGGAGATGACCATGAGGCCAATCTAGTACGGACGTCGGCCGGCCCTCCGTCGGCCGGCCCGGCTGACGCATGGTGGGCTCAGCGGTGGGCTCAGACCGCGAGGCGTCCGGCGAAGGCCCGTCCGAGGGTGGCTTCGTCCGCGTACTCCAGATCGCCGCCGACCGGGAGGCCCGAGGCCAGCCGGCTGACGTTGACGCCGATGGGCTTCAGGGTGCGGATGAGGTAGGTGGCCGTGGCCTCGCCTTCCACATTGGGGTCCGTGGCGATGATGATCTCCTGGACCGTGTCATCGGAGAGGCGGGTGAGGAGTTCCCGGACGCGCAGCTTCTCCGGACCGATGCCGTCGATGG
Above is a window of Arthrobacter sp. Y-9 DNA encoding:
- a CDS encoding GNAT family N-acetyltransferase, with the translated sequence MVISGSPLAAQPTPPIAPITTDRLVLRPTELTDAPALEKIRGSEETTRYLSHEALDPIQVRERIASDQARAASSTATVFRHAWAIQLQDSGQVIGEASTWTTRNPPEPGHLEPGQAAFGYVLDPAFHRRGYGSEAARALVEWLFTQRDIRTAFAGVFEPNVASQALLRGLGFTPDLWFSAEQDQSGKGLPSTRFRLDRPDQA